ACTAGGAAGCCATTTTGTTGTCATGTGACAAGAAAACCATACAAAGGAGAAGACCCCTTTAGGCCCCCCGctaatgctttttaatgtgttttaatatttctagagtctctaaatcattttttttattgggaaTGCATGCAACCGACACGCATTCAGAAATCACAAGAACTTGCACGTTGTTAAAATTCGATcgcagctgtgttttttttgtccgGTTTAAAATAACGATAGTGACACATCGCACGTGATTATGAATCACTGGTCTTCAGGATGAAGAAAAAAGCAGGGACACATGCGACACAAATAACTAACGAGCGCTTCTCGGTGTGTTTTGCCACCACAAAGCAGTGCCTGGTGTCATTCCACTGCAGTGAACGGTCGCTGGTCGTGCAGGAAGAAAACACGCTGTGGATCCGCTGCTCACAAACTTGGTTTGAAAAAGAGCCCCGCCCTCCCCCTGCCTCTCCTGGAGCCTTATAACCAGATGCCTGTTCTTCAGACTCGCATACCCAAGAAAGGCACCGGACTTGAGCGCAGTTACGACCCCGGAGAGCAGGCAGAGAACAACCTGACGGAATATACGCGGTTCGCATTCGTTTGCTTTCCTTCGAGAGAAACGTCTTTGGCTGAGCGGAGAAGACATGGATTTTCTGAACCACAACTACTTGAGCGCGCGCACCCCCTACGATTACACCTTCAATTTTTGGAATGACTATCTCGGCCTCTCCACGCTGGTCACCAAGAACAACAAGCACAGCGTCCCCCAGAGCCCCAACTCCATCACGGAGTCCCTGAAAGCCACTCTGGGCTTGGACGACAGCCCCCCGTGCCCGTGCGTAATCGCGGCCGGCGGCGACGGCGGCGATAGCGGAGGACACCTGGACTCCTGCTGCTGCCCCCCGCCCGCTTCCATCTCCATCCTGGACCTGAAGGAGCGCTTCTCCATCCTGAGCCCCTTCCAGAACCAGAACCAGGGCACGGGAGGGCTGCTGTCCCCCTCCCAGGAGCGGGAGATGGGCATCGGAGGGAGCTTCGCGGGATTTGATCTGTTCGGCGTGGAGAGGAAGATGAGGAAACCGGCGGCGCGCAATAAGCAGGAGCCCAAGATCTGCGTCTTCTGTCGGAATAACGGCGCGCCGGAGGAGGTGTACGGCTCTCACGTCCTGAAAACCCCGGACGGGAGGGTGGTGTGCCCGATCCTGAGGGCGTACACGTGCCCCCTATGCAGTGCCAACGGGGACAACGCgcatacaataaaatactgCCCTCTCTCCAAAGACCAGCCTGCCCAGAGAGTGCTGAAGGGAGGCAGAGCTGTGGGTGGTAAGCGAGTGAAAATCTTCTAAAAAGACTCCTATAGACTTACACGTATTGCACTGAACATTTTCTTTCAGATGACTGTTCTGATTGACTGGCTTTCCGAGTCTTAACTACTAGGCAAACAAATAAGATGATATCAATGTTTTGttaaacggaaaaaaaaaatctcttatatttttatagatacTTTATTTCCATAGTTTATTGCATACTTTATtcataaaaagctatttttttctttttcacgcATAGGTTTTAGATGTTTATTCACGATTCATAGTCACGTTTTGTGTGAGATaagatgttatttttctttaaaatgggAAAAACGTGAATGTTGGCACCAGAGGAGTTGCTCTTCTGTTCAACTCAAGTATTTTCTTTACTGTAAGCTAAGCTTGCGCGtcgtttttttgtctttaaaccaaagtttattttgccattaagcgattttaaagaatgttccACATGTCTTCATTTATGAACTTTACTCCCGTTCCGCTCTCTCCCGAAAGTCCGCTCCGCGATTTCCTGACGTCTGTCGGCGCGGACGCGCAGAGCAACACAATAGAGGCTCTGTTGCGCGTTCATGTTGTCAGCATAACTTCATAATCGGCCAAATTATTTCCAACCCCACTGACAGAGCTGGGCATTTTGCATTGCGGAGTCCATGTTACAGATGTTACGTTACTAATGCTAAGTGGATTTCCAGCAGCTCCAGAAAGCGGTGTTGCTTATTAGTGCGTAACATGAAAGCTGTAATGTAAAGTGTGACCGCAGGCTATTCTTCTGTATGAGGTGCCCTTTCAATGTTTACACCCCAAGTAAGGGGAACACACACACTGGaggaaaacatatatatatatatatatatatatatatatatatatatatatatatatatatatatatatatatatatatatatatatatctatgggTGCCTCTCTTCAGCTCCATACAAAGTTCACCTTCTCCACATCCCGGGTGAGCGAAGGGGAAAAGGAGAGGTTTacgacaaacaaacaaagggTCCACGGTGGAATATAGCACGTATGAATGTTcttaataaaaaagctttttgtaaaaacaatgtatttGCCCCTTTTTGCATTACGTACAAGAATAAACCCCCtccccaaaaaaacaagaacaaaaaatgaTGCAAACATATTGTGAATGTACAATTTGACACTTGCAGGACTGCACATTTCTGACAGTTATGTTTACCAAAGGAATTCAATTTTAATGAAGTAAGGAGCATAGATTTGctgtattgtaaataattaccgaaaaatggaaaagaattAAGTGATGTCTATTCagtattttaccatttaaaagtgacttcaGAGGGATCTACCTCACCAAGATTTTGTACTTACATGTAAAATGTCAACAGCAGTTTATTAATATAGTGTACCATTTATAACAAGGgtttataatagtatttttgaTCTTTGTATAacataattgtatttttcttttcagtgcaTTCTACGAACGAAAGTGAAATCCCAATAAGCTCTAAGCGTTGTTTGCTAATAGGTGACAGCTGTACATAGtattaatgataatgatgatgatatcaTGCATTTTAAGTTGTTGTTCAATGTGACGTTCTTGGTtcgtgagagagagactgagaatCAAATGTTGAAGACATCAGCCAATTTGCCACTTTTAACTGaggtttgtaattaaattaaaagagtaaaaaaaaaaaaaaaaaaaagaaacactgttggattttcttatttatattttgtcacaATTTCCCTGTATGCTGCTGTGCGGGAATCAAAGAGTTGAATTCGCtagataaataaacagcttGTGAAACGGTTTAACTGGTGCTTTCGTGTTGTCATCCGTGCCGATTGTGTTCAGCGGGCCTACGTGAGCCCGCGGCGTCGTCGTCACAATCAGGGTCTTTGTGAATCCCACCTCATTCCCATCAGCGTTCAAGGCCTCGCTTCACCTACACAGGCCTTTCCTCTCTAAATGTtagaaaaaaaccaaaaggaGAACAAAGGAGAAGTTAAAAGCCCTTGTAATGAGAACTGGAGTTTTGAAGCATTTCTAATTCTAATATAGGCTGGAACACACCGaaggactttttttaaaaatcagaatAGATTTTCAACGAACGCTTGCCGACTTTCCTAAATGGTTGCTTGGAAATTGAGCATTAAACAAGCGAGGATCACACGCTTTCGAATTGCTCACAAAGCAACAAACTCACAAACAACGCCGTATTCCagctttaaagggacagtgcgcctaaaaattaaatgctgtcATTGCTCACCCTCACGTCGTTCATCCTCAAAACATGATTAAACCCAAGAACCTTTCCGACCCTGCACAGACAGGAACAActcattcaaggcccagaaaggcaGTAAGGACATCATTCAAATAGTCCATATGTCATCAGTGCTTCAAcctttttgttgatttttttgtaaagtttgtcattttaaaatcacaaaagaacCTGAATTGCTTCACCCTCGAGAGTGATGTCATCTTTCAACCTCCGATGCTCTGAGAAAGGGGCGTCCGTGAGAGGACATAGGGCCTCTCTGTCAACAGGCCTGTCCTCATCTTTCCTTCCATACCTCTCTTTCCCTTTTTTCTCCTTTCCCGTctcattcagacacacacacacacacagctgagacACTTCATTAAAAATGGATAAATACAAAGTGCAATAGGGATTTATATTACAGCAGACAGTTGCAGAGAAGCCCGGTGGGTATggcatctcacacacacacacacacacacacacatgaacgtCTGGATAACAGCTTTTATTCCCCTGTTACTGAAGCCCATTTTCAATGCAGCAGGAGGATTTTCATAATTAAGTTAGTTCCACCATTTATACCGAGAGTCTCATATGATTTTAGCCAGAACAATGGAGAAGGAAAGATGGTTTTTATTACAGCAGAGCCTTGAACTTGTTCCCCTTTGATTCTCTTCTAGACATTTATGGATTAATGGAAGGTTTTGCActcatgtaatgtttttaatctaCTCTGTGGGTGTTATTCGAGACTTGAGACCACATACCGATCATCTTAACAAAGTAGCATTTgaacaacataaaaattattacacTCTTATTAAACTTTCTTAATCTGGCTGCAtgtttaattctttaaatatatattattattattattattattattattattatttaaccatTACGGTCTGATTCATTTTTGCTCTCTTAGCTTCTGAAAACGTTTAGCTCCAAACATTATCCAAACAGggtttaataaattaatctaaTTCCAcgattaagatattttgattaaaaattgaGGTcaagaaaaatgaaacatgcatgaataaatcataCACAATAACATGAATAACATGCACGTggataatatatttcaaatcaaattgaacaaaaatggtTTGTTGGATTAAAGAAATAGTAGTCATGAGGTTCAAGAACCGTTTAAAGTTGATTACGctcataacaaaacaaatcaatcaatcacattGACGCCAGCTGGTTAACCGTAACTGCAAAAATGGCtaaagttacatttattctGAGAAAAGCTCCAGaagcatttgttttgttatctaatgcaaagacattcatgcatttttaattgcgGCTCCACATAAAAAGTCTCCGAATGCCTTTTGGAGCCACACTCAGTATTTCAGGATGCAAAGCAGCCTAACAGATGGCGGTGTGAAGACGGGACCGGTAAAAGGAGAGCGACTTTAAAAAAGTCAGGTGTATTTTACACTAAACCAGCTTCGACAGGACCTCTTAACCTGGTGGAAGTGCGAGCGGTTTGTACGTGGTAATCAGGGGTGCGACCTCCGTGCTAACCGGGTCCTGTCTGCGTGGTATCCGGCCCCTCTTGAGCGTCCCGGGCTCTCTTAGACTTGGCTACGCGCCAGCCAGATGCACTCTGCCCTCACACTGCACTGCTGTCTCCCGTCAAACGGAAACTTCCAGGGCTTTTGAACAGAATGGAAACATATGTCGAGATCACACGACCACGCTCGCTTCTGAGGCCTACGGCGGCTGCATATATGCGGCTGAATGTTTTGGATCGGGTTCGGGATCTCGCTCCAAGAATTTTTTGGGTGGATGAGCTTGGTTTTAAAAGCTCGGTTCGAGCCAGTTTCTGGGGCAGAGGGGTTAACTAGACTTCCTCTGCTTTTCTCTGAGATTAAAGCACATAGCTGTCATAACCTATTTCAGCAGCCACTGAGCTGACATGTTTTGCTATACTCTATAACAGAATAACAGGAATTCTTCTTCAGGAGGAAAGGTCTCTGCGGTCTTTAAGTCAGAATGCTTTAACTTGAACTCTTAAGTAACTAAAATGAGTTTTCCTCTCGGTGGCCACCGAATGATTTCCCATGAGTCTTCATTTCGCTCCGTGGTCGCAAATACACAACAAATGAGGTGACCCGTGATCCACGGAGCCAAAGACTCGGTGAGCTTCGACAACTTTCAAATTCATTTTGTGTCGCGTTTTTTTCCACAAAGTTGTCAACACACACAGCGAGAACAGTGCGATTACTTCTGGAAGGTAATGCAACTAATAAAGAAAACGTACCTGCGATATACATGCATTGTTTTTTGAGATCGTGGATGTGAAATGGATCATCGTTGTGGTCACTTCTCCTTTAATTTGGCAGGCTGCCTGCTGGCTGATGGGGTGAAGGCCTAGAGGGATAGAAGGAAAAAATAGGAAAATGAGAGtaagatgatttttaaaaagatgtttttgaaacGTTTATGTTCTGAAAGgccttaatttatttaatcaaaaacagagTAAAACATGCAACACCGTGAAATATTGTTAgagtttaaatgaaaagttttttgtttcaatatatttaaaatgtattttattcctctGATGGCCAAGcaacattttcagcagctaCTAAATTTCTTGAGTCAACATtgacatgatttttatttttatttagttgtgctgatttcttttttttttttaattttgcaggattatttgatgaacaaAAACTTGAAAAGGACAGCGTGTATTTGGAACGgaaatattttgcaacattacattttacatttttttttttttttttagagatttCAATGCATTCTGAttaataaatcagaaaacaaaGTCACTCATCAACCAGGCTTTGTTTCTAGACCTTATAATTGCTGTCATTTGATGCATTGGATTGCAGTTTTGGACAGTAATTTTTGTTACTCCTACAGTTggagaaaataaagcaaagttAATTTCATATTTGTCGTACctgatttattgattttgtctcttttttcaCATGTCATCTTATTTTTAGTCTATATTAAAAGAGGACCTCCATGTTATTGTAAGACTTTAAATACTTATTCTTAGAATAAGCCTGATactcttaaaatgttaatatatattctCATATCAAGACATTCTTACCAGGAGTGATTAAGAACAACTAAAGATAAAAATGCTAGATTGGAGTATTTTTGCATTGTCTTTAAGACTTATGTACTGCTTGAATCTGGTTTAACTATATAAATTTActtcgttgtttttttttgttttaagacgGTAAGAATCTTCTATGTAACAagattttttgtcttgtttcaaGACGTCTTACCAAGTAAAATTTTCTCACCACATTGGCAGATAATTGTACTTGATTTgagtgtttttcttattttgtgttttattttcttattattgcATGTtgattttttgcagtgtagttaTACAGCAAGACTGCACTAAACTGTCCTGCAGGGGGCGTCCCATAGAATCAGCACACTGgcaagtaaaatatatacatatatgcacacacacacacacacacacacacattcacactcacaaagaaaactgaattatctgtttatctgtttttgtatacatatatacaagcAGTCGATAGAGAGGAATGGAAGGAATAAACTGAATGGATTAGAAAATCAGGAGaccatgcatgtgtgtgtgtgtgtgtgtgtgtgtgtgtgtgtgtgtgtttgtgtgtgccaCAGTAAAATCTTTTCTTCATGTAGCTCTGCTTTTGATTCCAATCAGCTGTGGCCTGCCGTGAGATCAGACGAATCAGTggtaaatacatatttctgcTTTGATGTTTGGCTACAAAGAGGCCCGACTCATACACGTTGTTCCAGAGCAATCAGATGCTTTCCAGGTTCATTATCAAACAGAAAGCCTAAATATCACA
The genomic region above belongs to Puntigrus tetrazona isolate hp1 chromosome 14, ASM1883169v1, whole genome shotgun sequence and contains:
- the nanos1 gene encoding nanos homolog 1, coding for MDFLNHNYLSARTPYDYTFNFWNDYLGLSTLVTKNNKHSVPQSPNSITESLKATLGLDDSPPCPCVIAAGGDGGDSGGHLDSCCCPPPASISILDLKERFSILSPFQNQNQGTGGLLSPSQEREMGIGGSFAGFDLFGVERKMRKPAARNKQEPKICVFCRNNGAPEEVYGSHVLKTPDGRVVCPILRAYTCPLCSANGDNAHTIKYCPLSKDQPAQRVLKGGRAVGGKRVKIF